The following coding sequences are from one Lolium rigidum isolate FL_2022 chromosome 6, APGP_CSIRO_Lrig_0.1, whole genome shotgun sequence window:
- the LOC124665532 gene encoding protein ABCI7, chloroplastic-like — MSPPSLCAAACSTPLRAAPPPLLRFRRPASSSVSVSASRAAAPSVSDDLVLRIAEQLEDSAAAAPLLDPLRAASALSLLSTPWPTRRANEAFRFTDISYLRSLPISLPAHTPSLAPPPSPDAESHVLFSDGLLVSAAGAHVAALADMPPGSARDRAAAAVAASAQFSHRDIFYDFNAVGASDVAVVYVPEGAKMAGDPVHIMFGYSGSDGASMMMSNPRVLVIAEKGAEVAIVEEHFGTGEGCYWANPVVDIIVEEGARVVHSYVQRQSSAAAHTKWTTVQQNTSSTYEFVEVSTGGRLNRHNLHIQQLGPETVTELSTFHLTSQNKQIHDLHSRLILDHPRGYSRQLHKLIACGSGNGIFDGNIQVNRYAQQTDAGQQTKCLLLSPKAVVNVKPNLQIIADDVKCTHGAAISGDLDPNELFYFQARGVDVKTATDALLFSFGAQVINRIPFKPVEQKALAQLKELLTLSRQSN; from the exons ATGTCGCCGCCGTCCCTGTGCGCCGCCGCCTGCTCCACCCctctccgcgccgcgccgccccctctcctgcggttccgccgccccgcctcctcctccgtctccgtCTCCGCGTCCCGTGCCGCGGCCCCGTCCGTCTCCGACGACCTGGTCCTCCGCATCGCCGAGCAGCTGGAGGACTCGGCGGCCGCCGCCCCGCTCCTCGACCCGCTCCGCGCCGCCTCCGCGCTCTCCCTCCTCTCCACGCCCTGGCCCACCCGCCGCGCCAACGAGGCCTTCCGCTTCACCGACATCTCCTACCTCCGCTCCCTCCCCATCTCGCTCCCCGCCCACACcccctccctcgcgccgccgccctcccccgaCGCCGAGTCCCACGTCCTCTTCTCCGAcggcctcctcgtctccgccGCCGGCGCCCACGTCGCCGCGCTCGCCGACATGCCCCCGGGCAGCGCCCGTGACCgggcggccgccgccgtcgccgcctccgcccaatTCTCCCACAGGGACATCTTCTACGACTTCAACGCCGTCGGCGCGAGCGACGTCGCCGTCGTGTACGTGCCCGAGGGGGCCAAGATGGCCGGCGACCCGGTCCACATCATGTTCGGTTACAGCGGCAGCGACGGTGCCAGCATGATGATGTCCAACCCGAGGGTTCTGGTGATTGCGGAGAAGGGCGCGGAGGTGGCCATCGTGGAGGAGCATTTTGGGACTGGGGAAGGCTGCTATTGGGCCAACCCGGTGGTGGACATCATCGTGGAGGAGGGCGCTAGAGTGGTTCATTCCTATGTGCAGCGGCAGTCGTCCGCCGCGGCGCATACCAAGTGGACCACCGTGCAGCAG AATACATCTAGTACATATGAGTTTGTTGAGGTCAGCACTGGAGGAAGACTGAACAGGCACAACCTTCACATCCAGCAATTGGGTCCAGAGACGGTCACGGAATTATCAACGTTTCACTTAACATCTCAGAATAAGCAGATTCATGATCTGCATAGCAGATTAATACTTGATCACCCAAGAGGTTATTCACGTCAGCTGCACAAATTGATTGCTTGTGGTTCAGGAAACGGTATTTTTGATGGAAATATCCAAGTCAACAG GTATGCACAGCAAACTGATGCAGGGCAACAAACCAAGTGTCTTCTCCTCTCACCAAAGGCTGTTGTGAACGTGAAGCCAAACCTTCAGATCATCGCTGATGATGTCAAATGCACACACGGAGCTGCCATCAGCGGTGACCTTGACCCAAACGAGCTCTTCTATTTCCAAGCTAGAGGCGTCGATGTCAAAACAGCAACTGATGCCCTGCTTTTCTCGTTCGGAGCCCAAGTGATAAACCGCATCCCGTTTAAGCCCGTAGAGCAAAAGGCATTGGCACAGCTCAAGGAGTTGCTCACCCTGTCAAGGCAAAGCAACTGA
- the LOC124664476 gene encoding uncharacterized protein LOC124664476 translates to MIIITYRSWRWTSVAVVLPWTTRCRLLDLLAIQHVLIYQQLLVPAIIIISFVRRHVRCSCYSRSGSHRHLHMRNAAGASSHVVARLREEGGRSRSSSNLAMLTEKSQLERLALLLRNNEEALMRRVMKSEQERVEYIGTVTNAYRLSVALLQGCTALREESTAPKAAPVARDVHDYVIYGLNLCMQNVRNCCMRVDVLGKLRAHYDALAQGVADDPAAVAAEAAEFKASMWEYCYSHRSAAARARSRDYSNVLRLEGVDLPELLRRQQVTLGPGYAGDFEDLKDSQKLEVYNSVIVASGRAKLPDQLVLSGRSARKGKTLAEAISVFIMAAGNMVYDVYTAEHNAEAILRGSLNVMAAVGAFAVDVAVTGAVTKAVANAGAALFACSLAGFVVGAIAGLIFITVSGRLIDLIIGSPRKVPPIRDLKFHTAVMPDGMTLANQIARS, encoded by the exons atgatcatcatcacgtaccgaTCGTGGAGGTGGACGAGCGTTGCAGTTGTATTGCcatggacgaccaggtgcaggttgctCGACCTCCTCGCCATCCAGCATGTTCTCATCTACCAGCAGCTCCTCGTCCCCGCCATAATCATCATATCCTTCGTCAGAAGGCACGTCAGGTGCAGCTGCTACAGCAGGAGCGGTTCCCATAGGCACCTACACATGAGGAACGCGGCGGGCGCGTCGTCGCACGTTGTCGCGAGGCTACG ggaggaggggggccggagcaggagcagcagcaatcTGGCGATGCTGACGGAGAAGTCCCAGCTGGAGAGGCTCGCGTTGCTGCTGCGGAACAACGAGGAGGCCCTGATGCGGCGGGTCATGAAGTCGGAGCAAGAGCGCGTGGAATACATCGGGACTGTGACCAATGCGTACAGGCTGTCGGTGGCGCTGCTGCAGGGCTGCACCGCGCTCAGGGAAGAATCTACGGCGCCGAAGGCGGCGCCGGTGGCGCGAGACGTGCACGACTACGTCATCTACGGCCTCAACCTGTGCATGCAGAACGTGCGCAACTGCTGCATGCGCGTGGACGTGCTCGGCAAGCTGAGGGCCCACTACGACGCTCTCGCCCAGGGCGTCGCCGACGACccggccgccgtggccgccgaggcCGCCGAGTTCAAGGCCTCCATGTGGGAGTACTGCTACAGCCACCGGAGCGCCGCcgcgcgggccaggtccagggACTACTCCAACGTGCTCCGCCTCGAGGGGGTCGACCTCCCGGAGCTGCTCAGGAGGCAGCAGGTCACGCTCGGCCCCGGCTACGCCGGCGACTTCGAGGACCTCAAGGACTCCCAGAAGCTGGAGGTGTACAACAGCGTCATCGTGGCCTCGGGGCGCGCCAAGCTGCCCGACCAGCTGGTCCTCTCCGGCCGCAGCGCCCGCAAGGGCAAGACTCTCGCGGAGGCCATCTCCGTCTTCATCATGGCGGCGGGCAACATGGTGTACGACGTCTACACCGCCGAGCACAACGCGGAAGCCATCCTCAGAGGCAGCCTCAACGTCATGGCGGCGGTGGGGGCATTCGCCGTGGATGTCGCCGTCACCGGGGCCGTCACCAAGGCTGTCGCCAACGCCGGCGCGGCACTGTTCGCGTGCTCGCTCGCCGGCTTTGTGGTTGGTGCCATCGCCGGCCTCATCTTCATCACCGTCAGCGGCCGCCTCATCGACCTCATCATCGGCTCCCCTAGAAAGGTGCCTCCCATCCGGGACCTCAAGTTCCACACCGCCGTCATGCCCGATGGAATGACCCTCGCCAATCAGATTGCTCGTTCATGA
- the LOC124664477 gene encoding protein ALP1-like, protein MGTQGLYSRILAGIDEPPPSWDHCEHAGLRRKVRRLLNGHLKDCLTAFRMEPEIFRWIASYLRTEGLISDSDTIKVEEKLAFFLYMLSHNASYEDLQVAFQHSASTFHDYINEFFDVVPILASRFLRPRHIDGPHSKIANDDRFFPYFENCLGAIDGSHVPVTRSPQLQAPWRNRKGSLSQNLMLACDFDLNVTFISCGWEGSATDARVLSSALLNGFNVPNGKFYLVDGGYANTQHFLAPYRGVRYHLKEWGHGHHAPQNHMELFNYRHAVARNHIERLIGILKKRFPILNVGTFHSITNQVKIPAAAAVFHNIIKLQDGDEEWLEDQEDNIDPAVFVDPPNGDGENIQENQLHENHVLGNQLRDHIAFQMWNDYIA, encoded by the exons ATGGGGACTCAA GGTCTCTATTCACGGATTCTTGCGGGAATTGACGAGCCGCCGCCCTCCTGGGACCACTGTGAGCACGCCGGACTTCG AAGGAAAGTTAGGAGACTTCTTAATGGTCATCTTAAAGATTGCTTGACTGCTTTTAGGATGGAACCAGAAATCTTTAGATGGATTGCATCTTATCTTAGAACTGAAGGTCTTATATCAGATAGCGACACCATAAAGGTCGAAGAAAAGTTGGCCTTTTTCCTGTATATGCTATCACACAACGCATCGTATGAGGATCTACAGGTGGCGTTTCAGCATAGCGCCTCAACATTCCATGATTACATCAACGAGTTTTTTGATGTTGTTCCCATCCTAGCAAGTCGTTTTCTGAGGCCTCGACACATTGACGGGCCACATTCCAAAATCGCAAATGATGACCGCTTCTTCCCATATTTTGAG AATTGTTTAGGTGCCATAGACGGGTCACATGTTCCTGTCACTAGGTCTCCTCAACTTCAAGCTCCGTGGAGGAATAGGAAAGGGTCACTAAGCCAGAATCTTATGCTAGCCTGTGATTTTGACCTGAATGTGACATTCATATCGTGTGGATGGGAAGGTTCCGCTACTGACGCCCGTGTACTTAGTTCTGCGCTACTCAATGGTTTTAATGTACCAAATGGAAAATTTTATTTAGTGGATGGCGGTTACGCAAACACCCAGCACTTCCTTGCACCATACAGAGGTGTAAGGTATCATTTGAAAGAGTGGGGCCATGGTCACCATGCGCCGCAGAACCATATGGAGTTATTTAATTACCGACATGCCGTTGCAAGAAATCACATTGAAAGGCTTATAGGAATTCTGAAGAAACGGTTCCCAATCCTAAATGTTGGTACTTTCCATTCTATAACAAATCAAGTGAAGATCCCAGCTGCTGCAGCGGTGTTCCATAATATAATAAAATTGCAAGATGGAGATGAAGAGTGGCTTGAGGATCAAGAGGATAACATAGACCCTGCTGTGTTTGTGGATCCGCCAAATGGTGATGGAGAAAATATCCAAGAAAACCAGCTCCACGAGAACCATGTGCTAGGCAATCAATTGAGAGATCACATTGCTTTTCAAATGTGGAATGACTACATTGCCTAA